The Malus domestica chromosome 13, GDT2T_hap1 genome includes a window with the following:
- the LOC139190902 gene encoding uncharacterized protein: MIFIRRHIHDALQTEYLAEEDPRALWVSLADHFDHQKDIFLPEARHDWQHLRFQDFKSMNGYNYEVCRIRSLLKKTYSTIFASNIVLQQQYRAQKFTKFFDLISVLLLAEKQNQPVMKNHQVRPTRVTAVPEAHYSNHQRPKRQMGRDRGGHKPSYQG; this comes from the coding sequence atgatcttcatccgaagacatattcatgacgctctacaaactgaatatcttgctgaggaggatccacgtgcattatgggtctCATTGGCTGAtcattttgatcaccaaaaggacatatttttgcctgaagcaagacacgactggcaacaTTTGCgtttccaagactttaagtctatgaatggatataattatgaagtttgtcgaattcgATCACTTCTgaagaagacctattcgaccatttttgcttctaatattgttctgcagcaacaatatagagctcagaagttcaccaagttttttgatttgatctctgttttacttctcgctgaaaagcagaaccagccggtgatgaagaatcatcaggTTCGGCCTACTAGGGTgactgctgtgcctgaagcacattatagcaatcACCAACGCCCAAAACGCCAAATGGGGCGTGATAGGGGTGGCCATAAGCCATCCTACCAAGGTTAA